Proteins from a single region of Engystomops pustulosus chromosome 5, aEngPut4.maternal, whole genome shotgun sequence:
- the ARL4A gene encoding ADP-ribosylation factor-like protein 4A, translating into MGNGLSEQTPILSGISPFQALHIVILGLDCAGKTTVLYRLQFNEFVNTVPTKGFNTEKIKVPLGHSKSVTIQFWDVGGQEKLRPLWKSYTRCTDGIVFVVDSVDVERMEEAKTELYKITKISENQGVPVLIVANKQDLRNSLSLAEIEKLLALNELSSSTPWHLQPTCAIIGEGLREGIEKLHEMIIKRRKMLRQQKKKR; encoded by the coding sequence ATGGGGAACGGCCTGTCGGAGCAGACTCCTATCCTGTCGGGGATCTCCCCTTTCCAGGCGCTGCACATCGTCATTTTGGGTCTGGATTGCGCTGGGAAGACGACCGTCTTGTACCGGTTACAATTTAACGAATTTGTCAACACCGTCCCGACCAAAGGATTTAACACGGAGAAAATTAAGGTTCCTCTGGGTCATTCCAAATCTGTGACCATTCAGTTTTGGGACGTTGGTGGTCAGGAGAAGCTGAGGCCTTTGTGGAAATCTTACACCCGCTGCACGGACGGGATTGTGTTTGTGGTGGACTCCGTGGACGTGGAACGTATGGAGGAAGCCAAGACGGAACTgtacaaaattaccaaaatctCGGAGAACCAAGGAGTCCCGGTTCTCATTGTGGCCAACAAGCAGGACCTGAGGAACTCTCTATCTCTGGCGGAAATCGAGAAGTTGCTGGCGCTAAATGAACTCAGCTCGTCCACGCCGTGGCACCTCCAGCCCACCTGCGCCATCATTGGGGAGGGCTTGAGGGAAGGCATCGAGAAACTCCATGAAATGATCATAAAACGGAGAAAAATGCTCCGACAGCAGAAGAAAAAGAGATGA